One window of the Candidatus Methylomirabilota bacterium genome contains the following:
- a CDS encoding aminotransferase class V-fold PLP-dependent enzyme, translating to MRRSVWPRFSRVLAREEIYLANHSLGRPPDRMVDDVRAALDVWYRDMDDAWQYWLGQQERFRRLTATLVGAARADCIIPKTSAGQGLRAVLNALPGKPRVAASDGEFDSLDFILRVYREQGRIDLELAPWRELSAADADLVVVSSVMFRTGEVVENVPNLVRGAHLSGALVLLDVYHHAGALPLDLEALGVDFAVGGSYKYTRGGPGACWLYVRPALAETMRTLDTGWFAKKDVFAYARPDPPEYGSGGDAWLESTPPVLAPVQALAGLELTLELGVERLRAHNLAQKSRLASLLLKQRVKVAGVGDAHGAFLTVMHPESGTIAKQLHETGVKVDARGEYLRICPDILNSDAELERAARLICAVVNEH from the coding sequence GATCTACCTCGCCAACCACTCGCTTGGCCGGCCGCCCGACCGTATGGTCGATGATGTGCGCGCGGCGCTCGACGTGTGGTACCGTGATATGGATGATGCCTGGCAATACTGGCTTGGACAACAAGAACGGTTTCGAAGACTCACGGCAACCCTGGTGGGTGCGGCGCGCGCCGACTGCATCATCCCCAAGACCAGCGCCGGCCAGGGGCTGCGCGCGGTGCTGAATGCGCTGCCCGGCAAGCCGCGCGTCGCGGCCAGCGATGGCGAGTTCGACTCGCTCGACTTCATCCTGCGCGTCTACCGCGAGCAGGGGCGCATCGATCTGGAACTCGCGCCTTGGCGGGAGCTCAGCGCCGCGGACGCGGATCTGGTCGTCGTCTCGAGCGTCATGTTCCGTACCGGCGAGGTCGTCGAGAACGTGCCGAACCTCGTGCGCGGCGCGCACCTCTCGGGCGCGCTGGTGCTGCTCGACGTCTATCACCATGCCGGTGCGCTGCCGCTCGATCTCGAGGCACTCGGCGTCGATTTCGCGGTCGGCGGCTCGTACAAGTACACGCGCGGCGGGCCTGGCGCGTGCTGGCTCTACGTGCGCCCGGCGCTCGCTGAGACCATGCGCACGCTGGACACCGGCTGGTTCGCGAAGAAGGACGTATTCGCCTACGCGCGGCCCGATCCGCCGGAGTATGGCTCCGGCGGCGACGCCTGGCTCGAGTCCACGCCGCCGGTGCTCGCGCCGGTGCAGGCGCTCGCCGGTCTCGAGCTCACACTCGAGCTCGGTGTCGAGCGCTTGCGCGCGCACAATCTTGCGCAGAAGAGCCGCCTCGCCTCGCTTCTCTTGAAGCAGCGCGTCAAGGTCGCAGGTGTCGGCGACGCGCACGGCGCCTTCCTCACCGTCATGCATCCCGAATCCGGCACGATCGCAAAGCAACTGCACGAAACAGGGGTGAAGGTCGACGCGCGCGGCGAGTACCTGCGCATCTGCCCCGACATCCTCAACTCCGATGCGGAACTCGAGCGCGCTGCGCGCCTGATCTGCGCAGTGGTCAATGAGCATTGA